The following proteins come from a genomic window of Sorghum bicolor cultivar BTx623 chromosome 3, Sorghum_bicolor_NCBIv3, whole genome shotgun sequence:
- the LOC8058259 gene encoding long chain acyl-CoA synthetase 4 encodes MQNVVEVEPGRPAADGRPSVGPTYRSAYARDGFPPPVPGMDCCYDIFRMAVEKYPNNRMLGHREIVDGKAGAYVWKTYNEVFDIANKIGNSIRSCGLAKGSRCGIYGANCPEWIITMEACNAHGIYCVPLYDTLGAGAIEFILCHAEVEIAFAEEKKIELLVKTLPKSNEFLKTIVSFGKVTQEQKEEVRKYGLSVYSWDEFLSLAADQEFDLPVKEKSDICTIMYTSGTTGDPKGVLISNASIICLIAGVDRLLSSQNEELAESDVYMSYLPLAHIFDRVVEELFIFHGASIGFWRGDVKLLVEDIGVLKPTIMCAVPRVLDRIFSGLQAKISSGGFLKSTLFNVAYKFKHFRMMRGAKHNEAASICDKVVFSKVKEGLGGNVRVILSGAAPLATHVEEYLRVVTCAHVLQGYGLTETCAGSFVSLPNQMSMIGTVGPPVPNIDVRLESVPEMDYDALASTPRGEICIRGETLFSGYYKREDLTKEVLIDGWFHTGDIGEWQPDGCMKIIDRKKNIFKLSQGEYVAVENLENVYGLVSASDSIWVYGNSFESFLVAVVNPNKEALESWAAANGISGDFESLCKNPKAKEYILGELSRIGKEKKLKGFEFIKDVHLEPVPFDMDRDLITPTYKKKRPQLLKYYQGVIDNMYKSAK; translated from the exons ATGCAGAACGTGGTGGAGGTCGAGCCGGGCCGCCCGGCTGCCGATGGCCGGCCGTCCGTGGGGCCCACCTACCGGAGCGCCTACGCCCGCGACGGATTCCCGCCGCCCGTCCCCGGGATGGACTGCTGCTACGACATCTTCCG CATGGCCGTGGAGAAGTATCCAAACAACAGAATGCTTGGCCACCGCGAGATTGTTGATGGGAAG GCTGGTGCATATGTCTGGAAGACATATAACGAGGTATTTGACATTGCAAACAAAATTGGTAACTCTATTAGGAGCTGCGGACTTGCAAAG GGTAGTCGTTGTGGTATCTATGGTGCTAACTGTCCTGAATGGATTATCACAATGGAG GCTTGCAACGCCCATGGAATCTACTGTGTTCCATTATACGACACACTTG GAGCTGGTGCGATAGAGTTTATTCTGTGCCATGCAGAAGTTGAGATTGCTTTTGCTGAGGAAAAGAAAATTGAGCTG CTCGTGAAGACTTTACCCAAGTCAAATGAGTTCTTAAAAA CGATCGTGAGTTTTGGCAAGGTAACTCAAGAACAGAAGGAAGAAGTTCGCAAATATGGGCTATCAGTGTACTCATGGGATGAATTTCTGTCCCTG GCGGCTGACCAAGAATTTGATCTTCCAGTCAAGGAGAAGTCAGATATATGCACTATAATGTATACTAGTGGAACTACTGGTGACCCGAAAGGAGTATTGATATCAAATGCGAGCATTATTTGTCTCATTGCAGGTGTGGACAGGTTACTTAGCTCTCAAAACGAGGAG TTGGCAGAAAGCGACGTTTACATGTCTTACCTTCCTCTTGCACACATTTTTGATCGTGTTGTGGAGGAATTGTTTATTTTCCATGGTGCCTCTATTGGATTCTGGCGAGGG GATGTTAAGCTGCTAGTTGAAGATATTGGTGTGCTGAAACCAACAATTATGTGTGCTGTTCCTCGGGTTCTTGATCGGATATTTTCTG GACTACAAGCTAAAATATCCTCTGGTGGGTTTTTAAAGAGTACACTGTTTAATGTTGCTTACAAATT CAAGCATTTTAGAATGATGAGAGGAGCTAAGCACAATGAAGCTGCTTCCATATGTGACAAAGTAGTTTTTAGTAAG GTGAAAGAGGGTCTTGGTGGAAACGTTAGAGTTATTTTATCTGGAGCTGCTCCACTTGCTACCCATGTTGAAGAATACTTGCGAGTGGTGACATGTGCACATGTCTTACAAGGATATG GTCTCACGGAAACTTGTGCTGGATCTTTTGTCTCGCTACCAAATCAAATGTCCATGATAGGAACTGTTGGCCCCCCAGTGCCAAACATCGATGTTCGTCTGGAGTCGGTCCCAGAAATGGATTACGATGCACTGGCGAGCACGCCTCGTGGAGAGATATGCATCAGGGGAGAAACATTATTCTCAGGATACTACAAGCGCGAAGACCTTACAAAGGAGGTCCTGATTGATGGATGGTTCCACACTG GTGACATTGGTGAGTGGCAACCTGATGGATGTATGAAAATCATCGATCGCAAAAAGAATATATTCAAACTTTCGCAGGGTGAATATGTGGCGGTTGAAAATTTGGAGAATGTTTACGGCCTTGTTTCTGCTTCAGACTCG atatGGGTATATGGGAACAGCTTTGAGTCCTTCCTTGTTGCTGTGGTCAATCCCAACAAGGAGGCTCTTGAGAGTTGGGCTGCAGCAAATGGAATAAGTGGTGATTTTGAGTCCTTGTGCAAGAATCCAAAAGCAAAAGAATACATTTTAGGAGAACTGTCAAGAataggaaaagaaaagaag CTCAAAGGTTTTGAATTCATAAAAGATGTGCACCTGGAACCAGTACCATTTGACATGGACCGTGATTTGATCACTCCGACATACAAAAAGAAGCGTCCACAACTGCTCAAGTACTACCAG GGCGTGATTGACAACATGTACAAAAGTGCTAAGTGA